A genomic segment from Myxocyprinus asiaticus isolate MX2 ecotype Aquarium Trade chromosome 36, UBuf_Myxa_2, whole genome shotgun sequence encodes:
- the rsph10b gene encoding radial spoke head 10 homolog B, with the protein MSKRDKTKLSDRSTPEASCSKVSEQSITSSLVSESVEEPEDGQESSSAVSLHTNDFQTNHNKVPILHNIIVERYEGDKCGDLFHGEGVAYFQGGHVYKGSFSNGLMHGRGEYIWSDGLKYQGDFKSNVPMGHGTYTWLDGSTYEGQVHHGIRHGVGTYKCAKTSNVYRGQWYLGRRQGKGIMHYNQTSWYKGDWLNNCREGFGVRHYPSGNVYEGQWRNNVQNGEGTMRWIQLDQQYSGQWVSGVQDGKGTHTWFRRRLPCSQYPCMNEYNGEFVQGMRHGRGKFSYASGAVYCGEWKHDKKHGQGKYTFENGHAFEGEFIKDCMAEFPAFTPGVNGTSTPSPGKSDSSKIQSSTNYSLLGSDMALNIQTLISRVPEAHRDQELKQVEFAVLRHIGLLREIYSFYSSLGHEQSPDKTFPLTHLQFLRFLKDCKAHQHGITLAQMDRLISGNVHSPFTTILPRECVSYIITAAYHIYYKDIESSINVLAACFSKLMKQNIIPNAKNVKGPLFCHPVHAAVVCNYTDRCWDIYQALCNANTFHPGQSLTVRHFIWMLKDLCLYDNELTVSKVLEILSVESPAIYNITHSNLDLEITFLEFFEALLGCAEVKGKPIQDMGHQENTVQDITELRLLQNESRKKISYSGISSCAGSTKSLELSLFEEMEKQSPALTSKEVVEVTGTEKQLEDWTQKTQQFFTRIFFPAYARSVKVKELVKEERLRLIEKNKTALAETTDKQRHIKQLESVKRREEEDGNRRGVPDNNLNHSPPPAMTPVTSTTFVASKSSSNSRSKKKK; encoded by the exons ATGTCTAAAAGAGACAAAACGAAACTTTCAGACAGATCTACACCAGAGGCATCATGTAGTAAGGTCTCCGAACAATCCATCACATCAAGTTTAGTGTCAGAGTCGGTCGAAGAGCCTGAGGATGGACAAGAATCAAGTTCTGCTGTGTCTCTACACACGAATGACTTTCAGACGAACCATAATAAAGTTCCAATTCTTCACAATATAATCGTGGAAAG ATATGAGGGTGACAAGTGTGGAGATTTATTTCATGGAGAAGGTGTCGCTTATTTTCAAGGTGGACACGTATACAAG GGTAGTTTTTCAAACGGGTTAATGCATGGCCGTGGTGAATATATCTGGTCGGACGGTTTGAAGTATCAG GGTGATTTTAAATCAAATGTTCCAATGGGACATGGGACTTACACCTGGCTAGATGGCAGCACTTATGAGGGACAGGTGCACCATGGTATCCGTCATGGTGTCGGGACGTACAAATGTGCCAAAACCTCTAATGTGTACAGAGGTCAGTGGTATCTTGGCAGAAGACAAGGGAAG GGGATAATGCACTATAACCAAACATCATGGTACAAGGGTGACTGGTTGAACAACTGCAGAGAGGGCTTTGGAGTGCGCCA TTACCCATCTGGGAATGTATATGAGGGACAATGGAGGAACAATGTCCAAAATGGAGAAGGAACAATGAGATGGATTCAGTTGGATCAGCAATACAGTGGACAGTGGGTCAGTGGTGTCCAG GATGGAAAAGGGACGCACACATGGTTTCGTAGAAGACTTCCTTGTTCTCAGTACCCTTGTATGAATGAGTACAATGGGGAATTTGTTCAGGGCATGCGTCATGGTAGAGGAAAGTTCTCATACGCCAGTGGTGCTGTGTATTGTGGAGAATGGAAACATGACAAAAAACATGGACAG GGAAAGTACACTTTCGAAAATGGACATGCATTTGAAGGGGAGTTTATTAAGGACTGCATGGCTGAATTTCCTGCTTTCACTCCTGGTGTGAATGGGACTAGTACTCCTTCCCCAGGCAAGA GTGACTCATCTAAGATACAGTCAAGCACAAACTACTCACTGCTTGGATCTGACATGGCTTTGAACATCCAGACCCTGATAAGCAGAGTCCCTGAAGCTCACAGAGACCAAGAACTCAAACAG GTGGAATTTGCAGTGCTAAGACACATTGGTTTGTTGAGGGAAATATATAGCTTCTACAGCAGCCTGGGGCATGAGCAGTCTCCAGACAAAACATTCCCACTTACCCACCTTCAGTTCTTGCGATTTCTCAAGGACTGTAAGGCGCACCAGCATGGAATCACCCTAGCGCAAATGGATCGTCTCATCAGCGGTAAt GTGCATTCTCCTTTTACTACCATTCTACCAAGAGAGTGTGTCAGCTATATTATCACAGCAGCATACCATATTTACTACAAAGACATTGA GTCCTCAATTAATGTACTTGCAGCATGTTTTTCAAAGCTCATGAAGCAAAACATCATCCCCAATGCAAAGAATGTCAAAG GGCCTCTGTTTTGCCATCCTGTGCATGCTGCGGTTGTGTGTAACTACACAGACAGATGCTGGGACATTTACCAGGCTCTATGTAATGCAAATACATTCCACCCTGGCCAAAGCTTGACTGTAAGGCATTTCATTTGGATGCTCAAG GACCTCTGTCTATATGACAATGAGCTGACTGTATCTAAAGTACTAGAGATCCTCTCGGTGGAAAGTCCTGCCATCTACAATATCACCCACAGCAACCTGGATCTGGAG ATTACTTTTCTAGAGTTCTTTGAGGCATTGCTGGGCTGTGCTGAGGTGAAAGGCAAGCCAATCCAAGACATGGGTCATCAGGAAAACACAGTACAGGACATTACAGAGCTAAGGTTACTTCAG aatgaATCAAGGAAAAAAATCTCCTACTCTGGCATTTCCTCTTGTGCTGGCAGTACAAAGTCACTTGAG CTATCCCTGTTTGAagaaatggaaaaacaaagtCCTGCACTCACCTCCAAAG AGGTTGTTGAAGTCACAGGAACTGAGAAACAGCTAGAGGACTGGACTCAGAAAACACAGCAGTTCTTCACTAGGATCTTTTTCCCTGCATATGCACGCAGTGTGAAGGTCAAGGAGCTGGTGAAGGAGGAGAGACTCCGGTTGATAGAGAAGAACAAAACTGCTCTTGCAGAAACAACAGACAAGcaaag ACATATTAAGCAATTGGAGTCTGTGAAGAGAAGGGAAGAGGAAGATGGAAACAGAAGGGGCGTTCCAGACAATAATCTTAATCACTCGCCACCCCCTGCCATGACCCCTGTGACCTCCACCACATTTGTTGCTTCAAAATCCTCATCCAATAGCAGGAGtaagaaaaagaagtga
- the pms2 gene encoding mismatch repair endonuclease PMS2 codes for MSDTCTGSAGAIKAIDKQSVHQICSGQVVLSLATAVKELVENSLDAGATNVDVKLKDSGTELVEVSDNGKGVEEQNFEGLTLKHHTSKLRDFSDLIRVETFGFRGEALSSLCALSDLSVVTCHENAQIGARLVFDHDGRLTQRVPHPRQHGTTINLQKLFSTLPVRHKEFQRNIKKEYSKMIYVLQSYCIISTGVRITCTNQIGQGKRTTVLCTSGSNSMRDNIGAVFGPKQLQSLIPFKQISPTESILEDYCLSGVNVPKDLFLIDGFVSQGDHGVGRSATDRQFFFINKRPCDPVKVSKLVNEVYHMYNRHQYPFVALNISVASDCVDVNVTPDKRQILLQEEKLLLAILKSSLIAMYQTGVNKMSLNHIPPPITSLCCLSETSPVTEDHEMVSVSVPIPDDVSELPTCSPKNSINLAGLKEAFSNHQAPGIGSKQSSNKSICFGPSQKKMLSFVSCSKKANDIMRPPLKSPFVSSTDSFVKTSAVSLAKYKSSFDSGADSGAVNQSSTEDDPEILHGNNSESVLPDLIVDETGVKAETIDEPVDKEFRRYETLMPETKSEQHQDRISSPEAKRARCENEPLAQSCFLGSKKNNASLELLDSPVSIQKKTVLLQFSLQELSKRMQRLHAQQRENNDQEQKYRRFRAKISPGENQSAEDELKKEISKGMFKEMKIIGQFNLGFIITKIKSDLFIIDQHATDEKYNFEMLQQNTVLKGQRLIVPQNLQLPAVSETVLIENLEIFRKNGFDFLIDEDAQVMERVKLVSLPTSKNWTFGPNDIEELIFMLGDSPGIMCRPSRVRQMFASRACRKSVMVGTALNASEMKKLVVHMGEIEQPWNCPHGRPTMRHLANLDMIVQD; via the exons ATGTCAGACACTTG CACAGGGTCTGCTGGAGCCATAAAAGCAATCGACAAACAGTCTGTGCATCAGATCTGCTCGGGGCAGGTGGTTCTGAGTCTGGCCACAGCTGTGAAGGAGCTGGTGGAGAACAGCCTTGATGCTGGTGCCACTAATGTTG ATGTCAAGTTAAAAGACAGTGGAACGGAGTTAGTGGAAGTGTCTGATAATGGAAAAGGTGTTGAGGAGCAAAACTTTGAGGGACTAA CTTTAAAACATCACACATCTAAACTAAGAGATTTCTCCGACTTGATTCGTGTGGAGACATTTGGGTTCCGTGGCGAAGCTCTCAGCTCACTGTGTGCTCTCAG TGACCTTAGTGTTGTGACCTGTCATGAGAACGCTCAGATTGGAGCTCGGCTGGTGTTTGACCATGATGGGCGTCTTACCCAGCGTGTGCCCCATCCCCGCCAGCATGGCACCACCATCAATCTTCAGAAGCTCTTCTCCACGCTGCCTGTCCGACACAAGGAGTTTCAGCGAAACATTAAAAAG GAATATTCCAAGATGATTTATGTCTTGCAGTCCTACTGCATCATCTCCACTGGTGTGCGAATTACATGCACCAACCAGATTGGACAAGGCAAGCGCACTACAGTATTGTGCACCAGTGGTAGTAACAGCATGCGGGACAACATTGGAGCTGTTTTTGGACCTAAACAA CTACAGAGTTTAATTCCCTTCAAGCAAATATCTCCCACTGAATCAATTTTGGAAGACTATTGTCTCAGTGGGGTAAATGTCCCGAAAGACCTTTTCCT AATTGACGGTTTTGTGTCACAAGGGGATCATGGTGTTGGTCGAAGTGCTACTGACAGACAGTtcttttttatcaataaaagacCCTGTGATCCAGTAAAg GTCTCCAAGCTTGTCAATGAGGTTTATCATATGTACAATCGGCATCAGTACCCTTTTGTTGCTCTAAACATTTCCGTTGCTTCAG ACTGTGTTGATGTGAATGTCACTCCAGACAAACGCCAGATCCTTCTGCAAGAGGAAAAACTCTTGCTGGCCATTTTGAAAAGCTCACTCATTGCTATGTATCAGACAGGTGTTAATAAAATGAGTCTTAATCACATACCACCACCAATTACCA gtctgtgctgtctgtccgaGACAAGTCCTGTGACAGAAGACCATGAAATGGTTTCTGTCTCTGTGCCAATTCCAGATGATGTCTCTGAGCTGCCTACTTGCAGCCCAAAGAATTCCATCAATCTAGCCGGACTTAAAGAAGCATTTTCAAACCATCAGGCTCCTGGAATTGGGTCAAAGCAATCTAGTAATAAAAGTATTTGTTTTGGTCCATCTCAGAAAAAGATGCTTTCTTTTGTCAGCTGCTCTAAAAAAGCCAATGACATTATGAGGCCACCTTTAAAATCCCCTTTTGTGTCAAGTACTGATTCATTTGTAAAAACATCTGCAGTTTCTCTAGCAAAATATAAAAGCAGCTTTGATAGTGGTGCTGATTCTGGGGCCGTGAATCAAAGTTCTACTGAAGATGATCCAGAGATTCTACATGGAAACAATTCTGAGTCTGTTTTACCAGACTTAATTGTTGATGAAACTGGTGTTAAAGCAGAGACTATCGATGAGCCTGTAGATAAGGAGTTCAGGAGGTATGAAACTTTGATGCCAGAGACAAAGTCTGAACAACATCAGGACAGAATCTCCAGTCCTGAGGCAAAAAGAGCTAGATGTGAAAATGAACCTCTAGCACAAAGCTGTTTTCTGGGTTCCAAAAAGAATAATGCTTCTCTGGAATTGCTGGATTCACCTGTTAGCATACAGAAGAAAACAGTTCTTTTGCAGTTTTCTCTGCAGGAACTTTCTAAAAGGATGCAGAGACTACACGCACAGCAGAGAGAGAACAATGATCAAGAGCAAAAATACAGACGGTTTAGGGCAAAGATAAGCCCTGGGGAAAACCAAAGTGCTGAGGATGAGCTTAAGAAAGAAATAAG caaAGGTATGTTCAAAGAGATGAAGATCATAGGTCAGTTCAACTTAGGTTTTATCATCACCAAGATTAAATCAGACCTGTTCATAATCGACCAGCATGCCACCGATGAAAAGTACAATTTTGAGATGCTACAACAGAATACTGTCTTAAAGGGACAGCGACTTATAGT TCCACAAAATCTCCAACTCCCTGCTGTCAGTGAAACGGTGCTCATAGAAAACCTTGAAATCTTCAGAAAGAATGGGTTTGACTTCCTCATTGATGAAGATG CTCAGGTTATGGAGAGGGTGAAGCTGGTGTCTTTACCAACAAGTAAGAATTGGACGTTTGGCCCAAATGACATTGAGGAACTCATCTTCATGCTTGGTGACAGTCCAGGTATCATGTGTCGACCTTCACGAGTAAGGCAGATGTTTGCTTCCAGGGCATGTCGCAAATCA GTGATGGTTGGCACTGCCCTGAACGCCAGTGAAATGAAGAAACTTGTGGTTCACATGGGGGAAATTGAGCAGCCCTGGAACTGTCCCCACGGACGTCCCACCATGAGACACCTTGCTAATCTGGATATGATTGTTCAGGACTGA